The Virgibacillus dokdonensis genome includes a window with the following:
- a CDS encoding NupC/NupG family nucleoside CNT transporter: MHILLGLLAIVVVLGLAFLMSNDKKNVNYKAIGIMLIFQILITLFMFETGVGQWIIKKISDGFNKLIEFGNVGISFVVGGFELQEGGVFFFNVLLLIVFFATLLSVLTYLKILPPIIKYLGWLISKVTGLPRVESFNAVNSIFFGQSEALIAIRSQFHHLNANRLYIVSASAMGSVSASIVGAYLQMLPPQYVLVALPLNMFSALMIASVIAPVNVPKEEDVVDIKNVSKEKSIFEAMGNGALEGGKIALIVAAMLIAFIASLELVNWLIQLIFAGVTLQEILGYILYPIGLLMGISPGEVIQAGSIMGTKIVTNEFVAMLQFQQAMGDMSEKTIGIVTVFLTSFANFSSIGIIAGTVKGIDEEKAVSVSRFGMKLLIGATLASILSASVVGMFL; the protein is encoded by the coding sequence TTGCATATTTTACTAGGTTTATTAGCCATTGTCGTTGTACTTGGGTTAGCATTTTTAATGTCGAATGATAAGAAAAATGTTAATTATAAAGCGATTGGAATTATGTTGATTTTTCAAATTTTAATTACACTGTTTATGTTTGAAACGGGTGTTGGACAATGGATTATTAAAAAGATTTCAGATGGATTCAATAAATTAATTGAATTTGGTAATGTGGGAATCAGTTTTGTTGTAGGAGGATTTGAACTACAAGAGGGTGGCGTCTTTTTCTTTAACGTTCTACTTTTAATCGTCTTTTTTGCTACCTTGCTTTCTGTTCTAACATATTTGAAAATTTTGCCACCAATTATTAAATATTTAGGTTGGCTGATTTCTAAAGTTACTGGACTGCCTAGAGTAGAATCATTTAATGCGGTAAATAGTATCTTTTTCGGGCAATCTGAAGCCTTGATTGCAATCCGGTCTCAATTTCATCATTTAAATGCTAATCGGCTCTATATTGTAAGTGCTTCCGCGATGGGATCTGTTTCAGCATCAATTGTTGGTGCATATTTACAAATGCTTCCACCACAATACGTGCTAGTCGCACTTCCGTTAAATATGTTCAGTGCTTTAATGATTGCTTCTGTTATTGCACCGGTCAATGTACCAAAAGAAGAAGACGTTGTAGACATAAAAAACGTTAGTAAAGAGAAAAGCATTTTTGAAGCAATGGGAAATGGTGCGTTAGAAGGTGGAAAAATTGCCCTTATTGTTGCAGCTATGCTAATTGCTTTTATTGCTTCCCTTGAGTTAGTGAACTGGCTTATTCAATTGATCTTCGCTGGTGTAACATTACAAGAAATACTAGGTTATATATTATATCCTATTGGTTTATTGATGGGAATTTCTCCTGGTGAAGTTATTCAAGCAGGTTCTATTATGGGTACGAAAATTGTGACAAATGAATTTGTCGCTATGCTGCAATTTCAACAAGCGATGGGGGATATGTCGGAAAAAACAATCGGTATTGTTACGGTATTTCTAACCAGCTTTGCTAACTTCTCTTCTATTGGTATTATTGCTGGTACTGTAAAAGGAATTGATGAAGAAAAAGCTGTTAGCGTGTCTCGTTTTGGAATGAAACTTTTAATTGGAGCAACACTAGCCTCTATTTTATCCGCTTCTGTTGTAGGAATGTTTTTATAA
- the odhB gene encoding 2-oxoglutarate dehydrogenase complex dihydrolipoyllysine-residue succinyltransferase — protein sequence MNEIKVPELAESITEGTIAEWLVKQGDKVEKGDPVVELETDKVNVEVNSEYSGVITEIIQVEGDDVEVGDVIAKIDENAEAGSVNTESAQGQADAKEEQQTEASPKQDIKEEAKKDFKEETQTSVDVIASPAARKRARELGIDLSKVSPRDPLGRIRPEDVEDAAKGTAKSSEQKEEKKPIEKIEFDKPVERIKMSRRRQTIAKRLVEVQQEAAMLTTFNEVDLTNVMKLRSERKEKFIEKHGVKLGFMSFFTKAVVGALKDFPLLNAEIQGNEIVMKKFYDIGIAVSTEDGLVVPVVRDADRLDFAGVEKEIGNLGKKARDKKLEMSDLQGGSFTITNGGTFGSMLSTPILNAPQVGILGMHNIQKRAVVMPDDSIEVRPMMYLALSYDHRIVDGKEAVQFLVRVKQLLEDPYDLLLEG from the coding sequence CTATTACAGAAGGAACAATTGCGGAATGGTTAGTGAAACAAGGGGATAAAGTAGAAAAAGGCGATCCAGTTGTTGAGCTAGAAACAGATAAAGTGAATGTGGAAGTAAACTCTGAATATTCTGGTGTAATTACAGAAATAATTCAAGTCGAAGGCGATGATGTAGAAGTTGGCGATGTCATTGCAAAAATTGACGAAAATGCAGAAGCAGGAAGTGTAAATACAGAATCTGCTCAAGGTCAAGCTGATGCAAAAGAAGAACAGCAGACAGAAGCCTCTCCTAAACAAGACATAAAGGAAGAAGCGAAAAAAGACTTCAAAGAAGAGACACAAACAAGCGTTGACGTAATCGCTTCACCAGCTGCTAGGAAGCGTGCTAGGGAGCTAGGTATTGACCTAAGTAAGGTGAGCCCACGTGACCCATTAGGTCGCATTCGCCCAGAAGACGTGGAAGATGCTGCGAAAGGTACAGCAAAATCAAGTGAGCAAAAAGAAGAGAAGAAGCCTATCGAGAAAATAGAGTTTGATAAGCCTGTTGAAAGAATTAAAATGTCCCGTCGCCGTCAAACTATTGCTAAACGTCTAGTTGAAGTACAACAAGAAGCTGCTATGCTTACAACGTTTAATGAAGTAGATTTAACCAATGTTATGAAGCTGCGTAGTGAACGTAAAGAGAAGTTTATTGAAAAGCATGGTGTGAAGTTAGGCTTCATGTCTTTCTTTACAAAAGCTGTCGTTGGTGCATTAAAAGATTTTCCATTGCTTAATGCAGAAATTCAAGGTAATGAAATAGTGATGAAGAAATTCTATGATATTGGTATTGCAGTATCTACAGAAGATGGTTTAGTAGTTCCTGTAGTACGAGATGCTGATCGTCTCGATTTTGCAGGAGTGGAAAAAGAAATTGGTAATTTAGGTAAGAAAGCGCGTGATAAGAAGCTAGAAATGAGTGACTTACAAGGTGGTTCATTTACGATTACAAATGGTGGAACATTTGGCTCTATGCTTTCCACACCAATACTAAATGCACCTCAAGTAGGGATTCTAGGAATGCATAATATTCAAAAACGTGCCGTTGTGATGCCAGATGATAGTATCGAAGTACGTCCAATGATGTATTTAGCGCTATCCTATGATCACCGTATTGTAGATGGCAAAGAGGCGGTACAATTCCTTGTTCGTGTTAAACAATTATTAGAAGATCCTTACGATTTATTATTAGAAGGATAA